From Solidesulfovibrio carbinoliphilus subsp. oakridgensis, the proteins below share one genomic window:
- a CDS encoding ATP-dependent RecD-like DNA helicase: protein MAIELSAEVQTVTFYNEGTNYLIARVRSKDEPGPFSIVGCVGAVTPGEVLRLTGSWVTHPKYGRQFQVETSAREMPATVNGIRRYLASGMIKGVGGVLATRMVDAFGEKVLEILDTAPEKLLTVEGVGKKKLKEIVASWTAQHEVRSLMLFLQTHEIATTHAGKIFKLYGNAAEGRIRNNPYELAYEIRGIAFKTADAMALRLGFAPDSPERLQAALVYVLFTMGDQGHLFVPRDILFEKTAAMVGEVAPERLDEALASLEALKRVKVEALPAQNIESAVYLRHYYALETEIARRIHELAAHPGADLRGKVEKLLPALESAARLQLSPEQRQAAVDACANKVFVITGGPGTGKTTITRMVVSALDKLSLKVKLAAPTGRAAKRLAEATGCPAATLHRLLQSTPDGAFAVCEDNKLKADVLLVDEVSMLDAKLCAHMLRALPFTARLILVGDADQLPAVGAGNVLGDILGSEAVGSARLTHIFRQAQQSMIVVNAHRVNQGQLPLAATKPPPEADFFWVEQDDPATVRDMIASLVSDRIPRTYGLDPLRDVQVLSPMHKGEAGTQSLNEALRERLNPKGPELLRGMVRFRQGDRVLQTKNDYEKDVFNGDLGHIVEVDTEEGEVLVSFEGRTVAYDRTELDELAPAYAISIHKSQGSEYPAVVVPILTQHYVMLRRNLIYTALTRAKRLAVLIGSRRAMQLGLRNAGGDSRYTHLNYRLRELFNAE from the coding sequence ATGGCAATCGAACTTTCGGCCGAGGTCCAGACCGTCACCTTCTACAACGAAGGGACGAACTACCTGATCGCCCGGGTCCGGTCCAAGGACGAGCCGGGGCCTTTTTCCATTGTCGGCTGCGTGGGCGCGGTGACCCCCGGCGAAGTGCTGCGCCTGACCGGCTCCTGGGTCACCCATCCCAAATACGGCCGCCAGTTCCAGGTGGAGACGTCCGCCCGCGAAATGCCGGCCACGGTCAACGGCATCCGCCGTTACCTCGCCTCGGGCATGATCAAGGGCGTGGGCGGGGTGCTGGCCACGCGCATGGTCGACGCCTTCGGGGAAAAGGTGCTCGAGATCCTCGACACCGCCCCGGAAAAGCTCCTCACGGTCGAAGGGGTGGGCAAAAAAAAGCTCAAGGAGATCGTGGCTTCCTGGACGGCCCAGCACGAGGTCCGGTCGCTCATGCTCTTTCTCCAGACCCACGAGATCGCAACCACCCACGCCGGCAAGATCTTCAAGCTCTACGGCAATGCCGCCGAGGGGCGCATCCGGAACAATCCCTACGAGCTGGCCTACGAGATTCGGGGCATTGCCTTCAAGACCGCCGACGCCATGGCCCTGCGCCTGGGCTTTGCCCCGGACAGCCCGGAGCGCCTGCAAGCCGCCCTGGTCTATGTTCTTTTCACCATGGGCGACCAGGGCCACCTCTTCGTCCCCCGGGACATCCTTTTTGAAAAAACCGCCGCCATGGTCGGCGAGGTGGCCCCGGAGCGTCTGGACGAGGCCTTGGCCAGCCTTGAGGCATTAAAGCGCGTCAAAGTGGAAGCCCTGCCGGCCCAGAACATCGAATCCGCCGTGTACCTGCGCCACTACTACGCGCTCGAAACCGAGATCGCCCGGCGCATTCACGAGCTGGCCGCCCACCCGGGAGCGGACCTGCGCGGCAAGGTGGAAAAGCTCCTGCCGGCCCTCGAATCCGCGGCCCGGCTCCAGCTTTCTCCGGAGCAGCGGCAGGCGGCCGTGGACGCCTGCGCCAATAAGGTCTTCGTCATCACCGGCGGCCCAGGCACGGGCAAGACCACCATCACCCGCATGGTGGTGTCCGCCCTTGACAAGTTGTCTCTAAAAGTCAAACTTGCCGCGCCGACGGGCAGGGCGGCCAAGCGTCTGGCCGAAGCCACCGGCTGTCCGGCCGCCACCCTGCACCGGCTCTTGCAATCGACGCCCGACGGCGCCTTCGCCGTGTGCGAGGACAACAAGCTCAAGGCCGACGTGCTGCTGGTCGACGAGGTCAGCATGCTCGATGCCAAGCTGTGCGCCCACATGCTTCGCGCCTTGCCGTTCACGGCCCGGCTGATCCTCGTCGGTGACGCGGACCAGTTGCCTGCGGTCGGGGCCGGCAATGTCCTGGGGGACATCCTTGGCAGCGAGGCCGTTGGCAGCGCCCGGCTGACCCATATTTTTCGGCAGGCCCAGCAGAGCATGATTGTGGTCAACGCCCACCGCGTCAACCAGGGCCAGCTCCCCCTGGCCGCGACCAAGCCGCCGCCCGAGGCCGATTTCTTCTGGGTGGAGCAGGATGATCCGGCCACGGTCCGGGACATGATCGCAAGCCTTGTGAGCGACCGCATTCCCCGGACCTACGGCCTCGATCCCCTGCGCGACGTCCAGGTCCTTTCGCCCATGCACAAGGGCGAGGCCGGCACCCAGTCGCTGAATGAAGCCCTGCGGGAGCGGCTCAATCCCAAGGGACCGGAACTGTTGCGGGGCATGGTCCGTTTCCGCCAGGGCGACCGGGTGCTCCAGACCAAAAACGATTACGAAAAAGACGTGTTCAACGGCGACCTGGGCCACATCGTGGAAGTCGACACCGAGGAAGGGGAGGTGCTGGTGTCTTTCGAAGGACGCACCGTCGCCTACGACCGCACCGAACTCGACGAGCTGGCTCCGGCCTATGCCATAAGCATCCACAAATC